The Leifsonia poae region TGTCCTGCACCAGCTTCGGCGCTTCCTGCATGTACTGATCCCAGGTGAGCTCCGGCGTCGGCTCGGCGAGACCGGCCTTCTTGTAGAGCGTCTTGTTGTAGAACATGAGCAGCATGTTCGAGCGCAGGGGAACGCCGTACTGCTTGCCCTTCCACTCACTCGACGCCAGCGGCGCAGCGTTGAAGTCGGCCCAGTCGTACGATTTGTCCGTCCACTGGGCGGCATCGCTCTTCAGCTCGTAGAGCACGCCGGCATCGGCCAGCTGTGGGGTCCACGGGTCGTCGAGGGTGATCAGGTCGTATTGGGGATCCGTGGCGGTTCCGTTGAGCATCCCCTTGGCCAGCAGCTCGTCGTAGGGCACCGAGTCGATGGTCACATCGATGTAGGGGAACTCTTTGTTGAACTCGGGCACGAGCTGGTCCTGCCACTGCTGGGCGAAGGCGTCGTTGGCCATCATCGTGATCTTGACGTGCTTGGCTGCGGTGCCGACACCGCCGCCGTCGACCTTTGCGGGTGTCTCACTCGTCCCGCTGCAGGCAGTGAATGCCATGAGGCTCAGGACTGCTGCACCGGCCGCGAATCCTGCTCGCGCTCGCCGCATTCGAACGGACTTGTTCATTCGTACATCTCCTCGTCGTTGATTTGGATGTTCGTGGTCGTCGCACGACGCACGAGCGCCTGGCGCGGGTGTGCCGCGCAGACGGCGCCGACGTGTCGCCGACCGGAATGTGAGTGCGGGACGGCCCGTCGGGGGTTCGATGGGGAGCGCCGCAGAGACACTCAATCAGATCTGATCGAATATTGCAACGTGGAAATAGAGAAATATCGCAACGTTGCAACATGGTGGCTACGATATGGGGGTGAGCTCCAGAGACGACTCGACACCGGCCAAGCGCACCGGGGCGCCGACGATCAAAGACGTCGCGGCGCTCGCGGGCGTCTCCTACCGAACCGTGTCCAATGTGGTGAACGGGCACCGCTACATCAGCGACTCCACCCGGCAGAAGGTCGAGGCGGCGATCGCCGAGCTCGGCTATCGGCCGCAGCTCGCCGCGCGCCAACTGCGCAGCGGTCGCAGCAACCTCCTCACCCTCTCGGTGCCGTTCGTATCGCATCCGTACTTCGCCCAGCTCGCCCACGCGGTCGTCACCCAGGCTGAGCATTTCGGCTACGACGTTGTCATCGACGAGACGCGCGGCCTGCTCGAGCGGGAACTGCGCGTGGCGGCCGGGTTCAGCACCATCCTCACCGACGGCATCCTGTTCAGCCCCCTGACCATCGACCTACACCGGTTCGAAGCCGAACGCGGGGCGACCCCGCTCGTCCTGCTCGGTGAGCGCTTCCGCAGCACCAGCATCGACAGCGTCGTCGTCGACAACGTTCACTCGAGCTTCGACGCGACGACCTGTCTGGTCGAGGCGGGCCGTCGGCGACTCGGGTTCCTCGGCCAGGTTCAGGTCGGCACCATCGGCGCGGCACCCGCCGACCTGCGCATCCGTGGTTTCCATCTGGCACTGGAGGCCGCCGGCATCGAGGCGGATGCGCAGCACATCATCTCGGTCTCGCGGTGGGACCAGTCGAACCCCGACGGCGACTACTCGCGCGAGGAGGGGTACGAGCGCGTCAAAGAGCTGATCGCGCGCCCGAACGGTCTCGACGGCCTCGACGGCCTCGTCTGCGCGAACGACCTGCTCGCGATCGGCGCGCTTCGTGCGTTCCGTGAAGCCGGGATCGCCGTTCCCGGCGACGTCGTCGTCGTCGGCTGGGACAATACGGCCGAGGCGGCCTTCTCCGCGCCCTCGCTCACCACGATCTCCCCCGACCTGAACGAGATCGCCCGCCTGTCGATCGTTGCGATGTTGCGCCGCCTCGACGACCCGGCGGCCGCCCCGCAGACCGACATCGCGCCCTACCGCCTGGTGCAGCGCGAGTCGACCAACACCGCGGACGCCTCCCGCTAGGACGCCGCCCGAAACGGAGGATGGCGCTCACTCGGGTGCGTGGCGATATCCTGACTCGCTGCGGGGCGTCTTCGGTCAGAACACGATCCTTTCCACGATCAGCACCAGGCCGATCACGATCATCGCCGAACCGGAGACCCGGCTCACCCAGCGGGATGCCGCCGGGCGCGAGCGCAGCACCGCGCGCGCCCCGAATCCGACACCGGTGTAGACCACCGCGCAGCTGAGCACATGCACAGCGCCGAGCACCGCGATCTGCAGGGCGACCGGCCATACGGCCGTTGGCGTCGTGAACGGCGGCAGCAGTGCCAGGAACAGCAGGAGGAGTTTCGGGTTCAGCCCGCTGACGCCGATGCCTTTCGTCGCCCAGCGCAGCCACGACCCCTCGCTCCCGCCGCTCTCCGCGATCGGCACGGCGGGGCGACGAAGCGTCGACACGCCCAACCAGATCAGGTATCCCGCGCCGGCCACCGTGAGCATGGTCAAAATCACCGGAGCGCCCGCCACCAGGGCACCGACACCGGCCGCGACGACGATCGTCGCGATGACATGTCCGGTGAGCAGGCCGCCGACCGCCGGCGCGATGCGGTCGCGCAGCCCCCCGGCGATGACATACGCCCAGTCCGCGCCGGGCGTGATGACGAACAGGAACGACACCGCCCAGAACGCGAGAATCGTGCCGAACGCCATGACGCTCCCTCTGCTCCGCCCCGGTCGGGCGGTCGCCCTCTGGAAGAGTAGGCGGGATCACGCGAAAGGTGCTTCCAAGATCTTCCACGCAATCCGAGGTTTTGGGGGAGAATCTTTCGTGTGGATGACGTTGACAGAAGAATCCTTGCCGAGCTGCAACAGGATGGGCGGCTCAGCATCACCGAGCTGGCCGAGCGCGTGCGCCTCAGCGTCTCCCCGTGCCACCGCCGTCTGCGCGCCCTCGAACGCTCGGGGGCGATCAGCGGATACCGGGCCCACCTCAATGCAGGCGCGCTCGGCCTGACCTTCGACGCGCTCGTGTTCGTCACCATGCGCGACTCGACCCGGGACACCATCGCCGAGTTCGAACAGTCCGTGTCGACCGTTCCGGCCATCATTCAGGCCCAGCGACTCTTCGGCGACCCCGACTACCTGCTGCGCGTGGTCGCCCGCGACCTCCCCGCTTTCGAGGCCCTCTACGACCAGGAGCTCTCGGCGCTTCCCGGCGTGCAACGCCTCAGTTCGACCCTCGTCATGAAGAATGTCGTGCAAGACCGGCCGCTGCCGCTCGACCCGCTGCGCTGACCGGGTGGGCGGCAGAGCCGTCACATCGTGTCGAGGATGCCGACCAGCTGCTCGAACGTGGTCATCGGGTTGAGAATCGCGAACCGCGTGTTCGGCCGCCCCTGGTGCGAACTGGGGGTGACGAACGCCCGCTGTTCGGCGAGCAGACGCGCGGACCACTCGGCGTAATCGGCGCGCGACCAGCCGTCGCGCTCGAACACGACGACCGAGAGCTGCGGTTCGCGCACGAGCCGCAGCCCCTCGCGGGTGTCGATCTCACGGGCGATGTCGTGAGCGAGCTGCAGAGAGGCCCCGATCGCGTCACGGTAGGCCTGCGCGCCGTATGTGGCCAGCGAGAACCAGAACGGGAGCCCGCGTGCCCGACGCGTGAGGTGCGCCGCATAGTCGGAGGGGCTCCACTCCGACGTCTCCGTGAGGGTGTCCAAGTATTCGGCATGCTGCGTGTGCGCCCGACGACCGGCCGCCGGGTCACGGTAGATCAGGGCGCAGGCGTCGAACGGCGCGAACAGCCACTTGTGCGGGTCGACGATCACCGAATCCGCCTGCTCGACGCCGGCGAACCGGGCACGGGCGAGCGGGGAGAGCATCCCGGCCAGACCATAGGCGCCGTCGACGTGCAGCCAGAAGTCGAACTCCGCCTTGAGTGTGGCGAGGGAGGCGACGTCGTCGACGATCCCGAAGTTCGTGGAACCGGCCGTGGCCACGACGGCGAACACGGAGGATCCGTGCTCCTCGAGCGCTCCACGCACATCGGCGCCGGTCAGCATGCCGCTGTCGCCGACCGGCACGGGAACGACCTCAACATCCATCACCCGGGCGGCCGAAGCGATGGAGGAGTGCGCTTCCGCGCTGCAGACGATGCGCCAACGCGCCGGCGGCACCTCGCCCGCCTCCTCACAGCGCGTGCGCGCCGCCTCGCGGGCCGCCACCAGCGCAGACAGGTTTCCGAGCGTCCCACCCTGCACGAACACACCGCCGGCGGTGTCCGGCAGCCCGAATTCGCCGGCCAGCCAGGAGAGCACCTGGTTCTCGGCGAACACCGCCCCCGAGCCTTCGAGCCAGGAGCCGCCGTACACCGCGCTCGCCGAGACCACGAGGTCGAACGCCGTCGCCGCCTTCGTCGGGGCGGTGGGGATGAACGAAAGGTACTGGGGGTGGTCGGTGGTGATGCAGGCGGGCGCGAGCACGTCTTCGAAGAGTTGCAGCGCACGGGCGGCGCCGATCCCCTCGTCCACGACGGTGCGGCCGACGAGCCGCGCGAGCTCGGCCTCCGCAACGGGACCGTCGAGCGGTGTGTCTGTGCTGAGGATGCGCCGGCGCGAATACTCGAGCACGAGGTCGACGAGATCGACCGTCTCGGGCGACACCTCGTGCATGCGCCGTGTGTTCGCGGGTGCGTCGCTCTCGGTCATCGGGGCTCCTTCTCTGCTCATCTGCTCGTCTGCTCTCGCGCAGCACGCGCGTCGACAGACTCTCACACAAAGGAGGTCTGACGCACGTTCAGCGCATTTCTTGACGATACAACGCACGCTTTCCTCCCTTGTGTGTCATTTTGCGCAACAAAACATCACCGCTGCATCACGGTCGAAAGATGTCGGAGGCCCGGCGTAGAACGGCCTCATGGCCGAACGAAATCGCGTGACTCCGCTCGGCGACATCGTCGCCATCCCCCTTCGTGGCGCTTGGACGGGCAATCGCGGGCGCCTGCACGTCGGCCACGAGATCACCCGCTTCCACACCAGCGACCTCTGGATCACATGCGAACTGGACTTCCGCGGACGTTGGAGCGAGCAGTGGCTCCCCACGCGCTACACCTACCTCTTCTTCCACGACGAGGCGGTCTCGTTCGCCGCCGGGCACCGACCGTGCGCCGAATGCCGTCGCACGAGCTACCAGGCGTACCAAACCTCGTGGGCGAACAGTCTGGGCGAAGACCTCCCGACGGCGGCCCAGATGAACCACCGACTCCATGCCGAACGACTCGTCGCCGGCAGTCACCGCCGCCGCCTGCACATCGAGTCGTGGCCGCACCTGCCGACGGGCGCGTTCGTGCTCACCTCTGAGGGCCCGGCGCTGGTGCTCGACAGCGAGGTCGTCGAGTGGAGCCACGACGGCTACGGCGACCGGCATCCCCGACCGGTGCGCGGCGAGGCGATCGCGATCACCCCGCCTGCGACCCTGGCCGTTCTCCGCGACGGCTACCCCGTGCAACTCGGCATCCCGCGTTCAGCCTGATTGACTGGACGGATGTCGGATGCTCCGCTCTCCGCCCCCGCGCGGGCCCTCTTCCTGAACGGAACCGTCGGCGTGGGCAAGACCACCACCGCGCGGCCGGCGCGAGGGTGCTCGTGCTCGCCGGCGTGATCGAGGAAGCGGCGACGGTCGAACGCTACCGCGAGGCGGTGGATGCGGAGCTCACCGTCGTACGTCTCACAGTCGCCCCGAGGAGGGCGAACGCCGGCTCCTCCGCCGCCACGAGGGCGACCCCGCCGGCCTGGCCTGGCATCGCTCCCGATTCGGCGAACTCTCCGCGGTGCTCGACGCCACCGGACTCCCCGGTCCGACCGTGGACACCACCTCGCGCACCCCGGATGAGGTGGCCGAGGAGCTGCTGAGGGCTGTGGGCCTCTGACCCGCGCCGCGGGAAGACACAGCGAGGGGAACGATCGCTACAACCCGTCTCGGTCGTGCCAGTGCTCCTGCCAGCGCCAGTCGATCGGGTCGGAGACGCGCTGGTAGCGGATATCGGTCGACAGACGCATCCGGCCCTGGGCATCCGTGTTGTCGCAGGAGGCGTGCACGATGTGAGCCGAGTGCACCATCACGTCGCCGGCGCGATAGTCCGCGAATAGCCAGCGTGCGTCGTACTCCTCGGCCAGGCCGGGAAGGTCTGCGGTGATGGAAGCGGCGGGCCGTTTGAGGGTTCCGGCACGCTCCTCGGCCAGCACACGATGATGGCTGCCCTCCAGGTAGGCGAGACCGCCGCGATCGAGCGGGCAGTCACCGAGCGGAATCCACATCGAGAGCACCCGGTCGGTGCCCTCGCGCAGATACACCAGGTCGTAGTGCGCCTGCGTCGCGGTCCCGACGCCGTTCTCGCCCGCGCGGGTGTGCCGGATGATCTTGCGCCTGTGCAGATGCACCTCGTCGTCGAGCAGCCAGGCGAACCAGTCACGGATGCGGGGATGCTCGGTGAGCGCGCGGTACGCCTCGCCGGGCACGATCTCGTCGAAGAGCACTCGGCGGAGTTCGGCGCGGTCGACCTCACCGTCGGCGCCGAGGCCGAGCCCCGGATCGGTTCCCGCTCGCACCAAGCCGGTGCCGGCCAACGCGGCGAAGTAGTGGGCGCGGAAGGCTTCGACCAGCTCAGGCGCGAGGTGCCCGGGCAGGTAGAGGTAGCCGTCACGGCGCAGGCGGGCCCAGAGGGCGTCACGATCGTCGCGGTCGGAATCCGGTACGGGGTCGAGCATCCCGAACCGCGCGGGGGATTCGTCGAGCCGGTATCCGTTCGAGGTGAACATGACACCATGGTGCTGCCGCTTGGATTCCTGCGGCTTGGACTTCTGCGCTCCTATGCTTGGATTCTCGGCGATCAATGACCTCGACTTGGACGGAGACGCCATGTGGTCCTCCTTCGCAACACCCCCGGACGTGCTGCGCGACACGGGGTTGGTGTGCCTCGGCGCCGGCGAGGCGAACGGGGTCGCGCCCGGCTTCGTGCGTCGCGCGCTGCCGAGCCACGGCCTGGTACTCGTCACCGCGGGCGACGGTTGGTATGCGAGACCCGGCGAACGCCGGCCGGAGCGGGTGATCGCGCCGGCGGCGATCTGGCTGTTCCCCGGTGTCGAACACGGCTACGGCTCTGGGCCTGCGGGCTGGCATGAGCACTGGATCCTGTTCTCCGGCGCGATGACCCGCGTGTATCGCGAACTCGGCGCCGATTCCCGCCGTGCCGTCGTCGGCACTCGGCACGGGCCAGACGCCGACACGATCGGGGCGACGTTCGCCGGGCTGCGCGAGGCTCTCTCGACCCCCGGTCTGCCCGCCGCACTGCGCGCATCCGCGCTCGTTCAGCGTCTCCTGCTCGCCGCCGCGGCGGGCCTGCCCGAGCGACACCCGACCCACGACGTGCTCGGCGCCCTCGAGCAGACAGCGGCCGCCCCGACCCCGATTGCCGAGCGAGCCCATCGCCTTGGCCTGGCACCGGCCGGGCTGCGCGAACGGGTGCGCGAGCAGACGGGGATGACCCCGCAGGAGTACATCCTGGGCGTCCGCCTCGCCCGCGCGCAATCCCTGCTCGCCGAGACCCGGCTCGACATCGCCACCGTCGCCGCCCGCGTCGGCTACGACGATCCGGCATACTTCTCCCGCCTCTTCGCGGCGCGGGTGGGCGTGCCGCCCCGCGCGTTCCGCGCCCAACAGTCCCGCGACCGCGAGACCCCGATCGGACGTCAACCCGATTCGGGTTCCGCCCGCGACGACGACGCGGCAAGATGAAACCATGACCATCGACGAGCTGTACCGCGACCTGCACCGCCACCCCGAGCTCTCCTTCGAGGAGGTCCGAACGGCCGGCATCGCCGCCGACAGGCTCCGCGCGGCCGGCTACGAGGTCACCGAGCACATCGGCCGCACCGGCGTCGTCGGCGTGCTGCGCAACGGCGAGGGACCGACGGTGCTGCTCCGCGCCGATATGGACGCCCTGCCCGTCGCCGAAGACACCGGTCTCGACTACACGAGCGAAGCAGCCGGTGTCATGCACGCCTGCGGACACGACGTTCACGTGACCTGCCTGATCGGTGCCGCCGACCGGCTCGCCGCCACCCGTGACGAGTGGCACGGCACCCTGATCGCGCTGTTCCAGCCGGCCGAAGAGGTCGGCGGCGGCGCGCAGTCCATGCTCGACGACGGGCTCTACGAGTCCGTTCCGGTTCCGGATGTGGTGCTCGGCCAGCACGTCGGTCCCGCCCCGGCCGGGCTGGTCGGCGCCCACTCCGGCGCAGCCTTCGCCTCGGCGAACAGCATCGACATCACCGTATACGGTCGCGGCGGGCACGGCTCCCGGCCGGAGACGACGATCGACCCCGTCGTGCTGGCGGCGGCGATCGTGAGCCGGCTGCAGACGGTCGTGGCCCGCGAGATCGCCCCACAGGAGACGGCCGTCCTCACCGTGGGGCGGCTCAACGCCGGTACGAAGAACAACATCATCCCCGACTTCGCCAGCCTCGGCCTGAGCGTCCGCGCGTACAGCGAAGAGGTGCGAACCCGTCTGCTCGGCGCGATCGAGCGGATCGTGCGGGCCGAAGCCGCCGCATCCGGCGCCCCCGAACCACTCATCGAGCATGCGGAGTCGTTCCCCGTGACGGTGAACGAACCGGCGGCCACCGAGCGCACGGGCTCCGCATTCCGCGCCGCGTTCGGCGAAGGTTCGGTGCTCGACCCCGGCCAGGTGAGCGGCAGCGAGGATGTCGGCCTGCTCGCCACCGCGGCGGGCGCACCCCTCGTCTACTGGATCCTGGGCGGCGCCGACCCCGACAGCTATCTCGCTGCGGCACGAGCCGGAACCGTCGACCGCGACATCCCCTCGAACCACTCGCCGCACTTCGCACCCGTGATCCAGCCGACGCTCGACCGCGGCGTGGAGGCGCTCGTCGTCGCCGCCCGGGAGTGGCTGGCCTGACCTCGCGCACATTCGGTGCGAAAGTTCGGCCCGCCTATACTCCGAATTGGGCGACGACCACGCCGACCCGGAAGGAAGAATGAAGATGGCCGCGTCCCGCCCCACCCGCCGCAGCGGGGCCGCCGCCGATCGGGTGGTGAAACCCCAGGCGCGCACGGCCGCCACCCGGCAGCGCATCCTCGACTCGGCGATGGCCGTGTTCGCCATCAGGGGTTTCAACAACGGCTCGCTGATCGAGATCGCCGAACAGGCCGGGATGACGCATGCGGGCGTCCTGCACCACTTCGGCTCCAAAGACCAACTTCTCATCGCCGTGCTCGAGCACCGCGACCAGGCGGACGTCATGCACTTGGAGGGCCAGCACCCGCCGGTGGGCAAAGACCTGCTCCGTCACCTCGTCGACACCGCCCGGCTGAACGCGACCCGGGCCGGAATCGTGCAGGCCTACGCCGTGCTCTCCGCCGAGTCGGTCACCGACGACCACCCCGCGCAGGACTTCTTCCGGGAACGCTTCATCGGTCTGCGCAGCATGGTGGCTGAGGCTTTTCGCGAGGTTGCGCCCGCCGACGTCGCCGAGGAGAAGCTCTGGCAGGCAGCGGCGGCGGTCATCGCCGTGATGGACGGCCTGCAGGTGCAGTGGCTGCTCGAACCGGATGCGGTGCAGATGCCGGAGTCCGTCGACGCCGTGATCGGGGCACTGACCGCCTGGCTCAACGCCTGATGCTCACGCCCGAAGCAGACATCCCGTTGGATGTCGGCACGGTCGCTGCGCTCGTGGCGGCCCAGCATCCTGATCTCCTCGCCGAACTGCGGCTGGTGGCCGACGGCTGGGACAACTCGATCTACCGTCTCGGCGACCGCTACGCAGTGCGGCTTCCGCGACGGCAGGTAGCCGCGCAACTCATCGTGAATGAACAGACCTGGCTGCCGCGACTGGCGATGGCCCTCAGCATCGCGGTGCCGGAGCCTGTGCGGGTCGGCGTGCCGACCGCCGCCTTCCCCTGGCCGTGGAGCATCGTCCGCTGGTTCGACGGCATCGACGGTGCCGATGTCTCGGCCTCCGAGCGGGCGGCCCTGGCTGTTCCATTAGCCGAGTTCGTGGTGGCATTGCACTCGCCCGCTCCGCACGACGAACCGGTTCCCCACAACCCGGTTCGCGGTGTTCCTCTCTCCTCGCGCGATGCGTCGGTGCACGACCGGCTCGCGCAACTTGTCGACCGGCCGGAGGCGGGCGCGCTTGCCGACGGCTGGGAGCGCGCCCTAGCCGCACCCCCGTGGGCGCGCGAACCGATCTGGCTGCACGGCGACCTGCATCCGGGCAACCTGGTGCTCAGTAGGCCGCCGGGAGCGGGGCAGCCGGGCGCGGCGCTCGCGGCCGTGATCGACTTCGGCGACCTGACCGCGGGCGACCCCGCCACCGACCTCGCCACGGCCTGGCTCACCTTCGACGCTGAGGCGCGTGCTGTCTTCCGCGCCCGCATCGACGAGCTCACCGACACCGACGAGGCGACCTGGCAGCGGGCCCGCGGGTGGGCGATCGCCCTGGGCACCGCCCTCGCCCTGCACTCGGACGACAACCCCCGCATGGCGGGGCTCGGCCGTCACGCCCTGGAGCAGCTCAGCGGCGCGTGACCAGCGCACTCCGACGCCAGACGGCCCGGCGAGCGATCAGCGCAGGCCGAGCCGCTCTCCGATCCCGCATGCGGCGGCGCGCCCGACCGCGAACCCCGCCTCTGCGGCCGGCCGGCGGGTGTGCGGGTCGAGCGGGTTGACGCCGAAGGCGGCGACGGACGCATCGTCGGCGTAGACGACGGCCACCGGTGCCGGTCGCAGCGCCTCGAGCTCTTCCGCGGGGAACTGCCCGAACCCCGGACCGCCCGGTAGGATCGGCGCGATCACCAGCACCCAATCGGATCCGACGGCCAGATCGGCATTGGCGAGGGAGCGCATCCCGCCGTCGATGTACCGCCGGTCGCCGATGGTGACCGGCGGCCACACTCCGGGCACGGCACAGCTCGCGGCGACGGCGTCGGCAAGGCGCACGCCCGATGCGGCGTCGAACACGCGCAGCTCGCCGCTGCCGGCATCGATCGCCGTGAGCAGCATCCGCCGTTCCGGCCAGTGTTCGATCGGCAGCCGGGCCTCGATGGAGACCATGCGCTCGGCCTCGGTCACCGTCTTCGCCGCCAGCGCGAGACCCCCGATGCGCCGTCGCCCCTCCTCGGGTGTCGCGTCCGGGTCGGCGATCGCGAGATAGCTCGCCATCAGGGCCTGCATGTCGACCCTCGGATCGAACTCGGCTGTCTCCGGAGCGAGTTGCGCCGCGTAGAGCTCGGCCACGGGTCGCCCGCTCGCCAATTGCGCCGCCACGGCTGAGCCGGCCGAGGTGCCGATGAAACCGACCTCCGGAGCGAAGAGCGCCTCGACCAGTCGTGGGTCGGCGTCGGCCAACCCGTTGACCACGCCCAGCTCCCAGGCGATGCCCGCGACCCCTCCTCCGGCAAAGGCGATCGAACCGGCCACAGCGCACCTCTCTCTCCTTGGTGACTTCCCAGCATCACGCTACTCCGCGCCGCAGACACGGGCGCGCTGGTCAGCCCAGCAGGTGCGGCACCGCAGTGGCGGCCTCGCGCAGGCTCGCCGCGGGGATCACCGGTTGCAGGAGCACGTTCAGATAGACCGCGATGCTCGGCCCTCCGGCCGGGCGCTCGTCGACGTAGCATCCGTAGAACCAGTCGGCTCCGAGCAGGGCGAGCGTCCACCCGAACAGGTCGCCGAGCGCCGTCTCGTCGGAACCGGCCGTCATCCGGATGCACACCGTCGGCACGGCTCCGTCGACGCGGCCGATGCGCACGACCGTCTCGGCGAACCCGGGATGCGCGGGTGTCACGCAGGAGCGGATCACGTCGAACGCCTCGGGCTCTCGCGAGCGGTCCTGCAGGTGGTCGATCACCAGATCGGTCAGCCCGACGCGGGCCGCCGCCAGCTCGGTGAGGCAATCCGCCGTGACGGCAGCCGCGATCCGATCGGCCTCTGCTGCGGCGATGACACTGCCGGCAGTTCTGACCGTCATAGATGATCCTCTCGAGCGTCCCCTCGATGGTCTCACATTTCTACACGTTGTAGAAGTCAGTTCTGGGATTCTCATCACCGCCAGGACTCCATCCGCACAAACGAAAGGCCGCCGACGAACCGGAGTTCGTCGGCGGCCTTTCTCGGGCGGATCTCAGGCGCCGGCGTGGGCGAGGTCGCTGAGCAGCTGGTCGCCGGGGATCGCGGGAACGAACTCGGCCTCGATCTCAGCGCGACCGAGCAGCTCGGTCATGCGACGCTGGCGCTGGCGCGGGATGAGCGTGACCACCGTGCCCTGCTTGCCGGCACGACCGGTGCGACCCGAGCGGTGCAGGTAGGTCTTGTACTCGTCCGGGGCGTCGGCCTGGATGACCAAGTCGATGTCGTCGACGTGGATACCGCGCGCGGCCACATCCGTCGCCACCAGCACGTTGACCCGGCCGCTGGTGAGCTGCGCGAGGTTGCGGGTGCGGCGCGACTGGTTGAGGTCGCCGTGCAGGCTGACGGCCGGGATGCCGGCGTCGTCGAGCTGGTCGGCGAGCATCTCGGCGAACGCGCGGGTGCGGGCGAAGACGAGAGTCTTGCCCTCACGGTCGGCGAGCTGCTCGATGATCGCGCCCTTGTCGCGGTGCTCGATCACGAGCACGCGGTGGTCGATGGTCGACGACGCCTGGTCTTCACCGGCGACCTCGTGCACGCTCGGCTCGGGGAGGAACTCCTCGACGAGCTGGGCGACGCCCTTGTCGAGCGTGGCCGAGAACAGCAGCTTCTGACCACCCTCCGCGGTCTCACGCAGGATGCGCTGCACCGGCTCGAGGAAGCCGAGGTCGCACATGTGGTCGGCCTCGTCGAGCACCGTGATGACGACCTCGCTGAGGTCGAGGCGGCCCTGCTCGATGAGGTCTTCGATGCGCCCGGGGGTGCCGATCACGATGTCGACGCCGCGCTGGAGGGCGCCGACCTGACGCGCCTGCGGAACGCCGCCGTAGATCTGCGTGGTGAACAGTCCGACGCTGCGGGCGATCGGCTGCACAGTACGGTCGATC contains the following coding sequences:
- a CDS encoding LacI family DNA-binding transcriptional regulator gives rise to the protein MSSRDDSTPAKRTGAPTIKDVAALAGVSYRTVSNVVNGHRYISDSTRQKVEAAIAELGYRPQLAARQLRSGRSNLLTLSVPFVSHPYFAQLAHAVVTQAEHFGYDVVIDETRGLLERELRVAAGFSTILTDGILFSPLTIDLHRFEAERGATPLVLLGERFRSTSIDSVVVDNVHSSFDATTCLVEAGRRRLGFLGQVQVGTIGAAPADLRIRGFHLALEAAGIEADAQHIISVSRWDQSNPDGDYSREEGYERVKELIARPNGLDGLDGLVCANDLLAIGALRAFREAGIAVPGDVVVVGWDNTAEAAFSAPSLTTISPDLNEIARLSIVAMLRRLDDPAAAPQTDIAPYRLVQRESTNTADASR
- a CDS encoding LysE family translocator, with the protein product MAFGTILAFWAVSFLFVITPGADWAYVIAGGLRDRIAPAVGGLLTGHVIATIVVAAGVGALVAGAPVILTMLTVAGAGYLIWLGVSTLRRPAVPIAESGGSEGSWLRWATKGIGVSGLNPKLLLLFLALLPPFTTPTAVWPVALQIAVLGAVHVLSCAVVYTGVGFGARAVLRSRPAASRWVSRVSGSAMIVIGLVLIVERIVF
- a CDS encoding Lrp/AsnC family transcriptional regulator, with translation MDDVDRRILAELQQDGRLSITELAERVRLSVSPCHRRLRALERSGAISGYRAHLNAGALGLTFDALVFVTMRDSTRDTIAEFEQSVSTVPAIIQAQRLFGDPDYLLRVVARDLPAFEALYDQELSALPGVQRLSSTLVMKNVVQDRPLPLDPLR
- a CDS encoding pyridoxal phosphate-dependent decarboxylase family protein, which produces MTESDAPANTRRMHEVSPETVDLVDLVLEYSRRRILSTDTPLDGPVAEAELARLVGRTVVDEGIGAARALQLFEDVLAPACITTDHPQYLSFIPTAPTKAATAFDLVVSASAVYGGSWLEGSGAVFAENQVLSWLAGEFGLPDTAGGVFVQGGTLGNLSALVAAREAARTRCEEAGEVPPARWRIVCSAEAHSSIASAARVMDVEVVPVPVGDSGMLTGADVRGALEEHGSSVFAVVATAGSTNFGIVDDVASLATLKAEFDFWLHVDGAYGLAGMLSPLARARFAGVEQADSVIVDPHKWLFAPFDACALIYRDPAAGRRAHTQHAEYLDTLTETSEWSPSDYAAHLTRRARGLPFWFSLATYGAQAYRDAIGASLQLAHDIAREIDTREGLRLVREPQLSVVVFERDGWSRADYAEWSARLLAEQRAFVTPSSHQGRPNTRFAILNPMTTFEQLVGILDTM
- a CDS encoding phytanoyl-CoA dioxygenase family protein encodes the protein MFTSNGYRLDESPARFGMLDPVPDSDRDDRDALWARLRRDGYLYLPGHLAPELVEAFRAHYFAALAGTGLVRAGTDPGLGLGADGEVDRAELRRVLFDEIVPGEAYRALTEHPRIRDWFAWLLDDEVHLHRRKIIRHTRAGENGVGTATQAHYDLVYLREGTDRVLSMWIPLGDCPLDRGGLAYLEGSHHRVLAEERAGTLKRPAASITADLPGLAEEYDARWLFADYRAGDVMVHSAHIVHASCDNTDAQGRMRLSTDIRYQRVSDPIDWRWQEHWHDRDGL
- a CDS encoding helix-turn-helix domain-containing protein translates to MWSSFATPPDVLRDTGLVCLGAGEANGVAPGFVRRALPSHGLVLVTAGDGWYARPGERRPERVIAPAAIWLFPGVEHGYGSGPAGWHEHWILFSGAMTRVYRELGADSRRAVVGTRHGPDADTIGATFAGLREALSTPGLPAALRASALVQRLLLAAAAGLPERHPTHDVLGALEQTAAAPTPIAERAHRLGLAPAGLRERVREQTGMTPQEYILGVRLARAQSLLAETRLDIATVAARVGYDDPAYFSRLFAARVGVPPRAFRAQQSRDRETPIGRQPDSGSARDDDAAR
- a CDS encoding amidohydrolase, coding for MTIDELYRDLHRHPELSFEEVRTAGIAADRLRAAGYEVTEHIGRTGVVGVLRNGEGPTVLLRADMDALPVAEDTGLDYTSEAAGVMHACGHDVHVTCLIGAADRLAATRDEWHGTLIALFQPAEEVGGGAQSMLDDGLYESVPVPDVVLGQHVGPAPAGLVGAHSGAAFASANSIDITVYGRGGHGSRPETTIDPVVLAAAIVSRLQTVVAREIAPQETAVLTVGRLNAGTKNNIIPDFASLGLSVRAYSEEVRTRLLGAIERIVRAEAAASGAPEPLIEHAESFPVTVNEPAATERTGSAFRAAFGEGSVLDPGQVSGSEDVGLLATAAGAPLVYWILGGADPDSYLAAARAGTVDRDIPSNHSPHFAPVIQPTLDRGVEALVVAAREWLA
- a CDS encoding TetR/AcrR family transcriptional regulator — encoded protein: MAASRPTRRSGAAADRVVKPQARTAATRQRILDSAMAVFAIRGFNNGSLIEIAEQAGMTHAGVLHHFGSKDQLLIAVLEHRDQADVMHLEGQHPPVGKDLLRHLVDTARLNATRAGIVQAYAVLSAESVTDDHPAQDFFRERFIGLRSMVAEAFREVAPADVAEEKLWQAAAAVIAVMDGLQVQWLLEPDAVQMPESVDAVIGALTAWLNA